DNA from bacterium:
CAAGACATGGCGGGCCATGCGGCCAACGTTCCGTTCCTGCACGACCCCGGGACCCATTGGGCCTACTCGACGGGAACCAGTGCAATTCTTGGCGGCATCGTCTCACGCCTGACAGGCCCCAGCCGTGAAGCCACCAGGGCTTGGATGGAAAAGGAATTGCTCGACCCGCTCGGGATCAAGAGCCTCATCGCCGAATCCGACAGCCGCGGCCAACTGGTTGGTGGCAGCCACGTCTGGGCGACAGCTCGGGATTGGGCGCGCCTTGGTCTGCTCTACCTACGCGACGGTGAATGGCACGGCCGGCGTATCCTTCCCGCAGGCTGGGTGGATTTTTCACGCACCCGCGCACCGGTCGACAACAACGGAATCTACGGTGCTCACTTCTGGCTGAATCTTCCAGCCCGCGGGAAGCAGGTCGATCCTCTGCCCGGCGCACCCGGTAGTGCGTTTCAGATGACCGGCAACGGCGGCCAGTATGTTGTGCTGGTTCCGGAACGCGACCTGATCGTCTTGCGCTTCGGCGAGATGATCGCAACGGATTGGCCCACGTTGGGCCGCCGGATGGCCGCGCTGATCGCCCCTTTCCCGACTCAGAGCGCGCCGTGAAGCGCCTGCTCTTGCGCCTTCGAAGGGGAGCGCAGCCTCGCCGCCTGC
Protein-coding regions in this window:
- a CDS encoding serine hydrolase, with product QDMAGHAANVPFLHDPGTHWAYSTGTSAILGGIVSRLTGPSREATRAWMEKELLDPLGIKSLIAESDSRGQLVGGSHVWATARDWARLGLLYLRDGEWHGRRILPAGWVDFSRTRAPVDNNGIYGAHFWLNLPARGKQVDPLPGAPGSAFQMTGNGGQYVVLVPERDLIVLRFGEMIATDWPTLGRRMAALIAPFPTQSAP